In Sulfitobacter sp. M39, the following proteins share a genomic window:
- a CDS encoding glycosyltransferase family 2 protein: protein MQYRSLDHFITDSKAVLSKGPIALIMVEDAIEIETTLRHHQQLGFATVVAFMPASFTLARDVAESKGVLRVDYDMDREGALENAVNAVIEAAPGQWLYTCYNAEYLFYPFCETRTVGELLAFHTEERRDAMLTYVVDLYADDLGAAPNAVSLDNAFLDRSGYYALARPDGTPDNHPKERQLDFFGGLRWRFEEHVPAARRKIDRISLFRAKPGVRMRDDHTFTDEEYNTYACPWHHNITASICSFRTAKALKSNPGSRDSIASFKWHNSAPFEWHSRQLLDLGLMEPGQWF from the coding sequence ATGCAGTACCGCAGTCTTGACCATTTTATCACTGACAGCAAAGCGGTGCTGAGCAAGGGGCCCATTGCCCTCATCATGGTCGAAGACGCGATAGAGATCGAGACGACGCTGCGCCATCACCAGCAGCTTGGCTTTGCCACCGTTGTCGCCTTTATGCCCGCAAGTTTCACGCTGGCCCGTGATGTCGCCGAAAGCAAAGGCGTGCTGCGTGTGGATTACGACATGGACCGCGAGGGCGCGCTGGAAAATGCCGTAAACGCCGTGATCGAGGCCGCACCGGGGCAATGGCTTTATACCTGCTACAACGCCGAATATCTGTTCTACCCTTTCTGCGAGACGCGCACCGTGGGGGAGTTGCTGGCCTTTCACACGGAAGAGCGCCGCGATGCGATGCTCACCTATGTCGTTGATCTTTATGCAGATGATCTAGGTGCCGCCCCGAACGCGGTGTCGCTGGACAACGCCTTTCTGGACCGGTCCGGCTATTACGCGCTGGCGCGGCCTGACGGCACGCCGGACAACCACCCCAAGGAACGGCAGCTTGATTTCTTTGGCGGGTTGCGTTGGCGGTTCGAGGAACATGTGCCCGCCGCCCGGCGCAAGATCGACCGGATCTCGCTGTTCCGCGCCAAGCCCGGAGTGCGGATGCGGGACGATCACACCTTCACGGATGAAGAATACAACACCTACGCCTGCCCGTGGCACCACAATATCACGGCGTCGATCTGTTCATTCCGCACGGCTAAGGCGCTCAAGTCCAACCCGGGCAGCAGGGACAGTATCGCCAGCTTCAAATGGCACAACTCCGCGCCGTTTGAATGGCATTCACGGCAACTGCTGGATCTGGGTTTGATGGAACCGGGGCAGTGGTTCTGA
- the irrA gene encoding iron response transcriptional regulator IrrA: protein MTQTTQQISSEWLAKAGLRPTRQRMTLAHLLVGDGQHRHVTAESLFDAAKGQGDAVSLATVYNTLRAFCDAELMQEVTVDGSKSYFDTNTHDHPHFFWEDEARLSDAPSDQLVIAQLPDAPEGAEIASVDVVIRLRRKG from the coding sequence ATGACCCAAACAACACAGCAGATCAGTTCTGAGTGGCTTGCCAAGGCGGGCCTGCGCCCCACGCGGCAGCGCATGACGCTGGCGCATCTGTTGGTGGGCGACGGTCAGCACCGCCATGTCACCGCCGAAAGCCTGTTTGACGCGGCCAAGGGGCAGGGCGATGCCGTTTCGCTGGCAACGGTCTACAACACCCTGCGCGCCTTTTGCGACGCGGAGCTGATGCAGGAAGTCACGGTTGACGGGTCCAAAAGCTATTTCGATACCAACACCCATGATCACCCCCACTTTTTCTGGGAGGACGAGGCGCGTCTGTCCGATGCGCCCTCTGACCAATTGGTGATCGCGCAGTTACCCGACGCCCCCGAAGGGGCCGAGATCGCCTCGGTCGATGTGGTGATCCGCCTGCGCCGCAAAGGCTAG